CGGCCGTCACCCCCGACCGGCCGCCGACGCGCGCCCCCGCGCCGATGGTCACGTGCGGGTTGGTGCCCACCTGCCCGCCCAGCACGGCGCCGTCGCCCACGACGGTGCTCCCGGAGATCCCCACCTGCGCCACCAGGAGCACGTGCCGGCCGATCTGCACGTTGTGGCCGATCTGCACCAGGTTGTCGATCTTGGTGCCGCTGCCGATCGTCGTATCGCCGATGGACCCCCGGTCGATGGTCGTGTTGGCGCCCACCTCCACGTCGTCGCCGATCACGCAGGCGCCCGCGTGGGGCACCTTCTGGTGTCCCCCGTCGAAGAACACGAACCGGAAGCCGTCCGAACCCAGGCGCGCGCCGCTGTGGATGGTGCAGCGCTCGCCCACCCGCGTGCCGGCGAACAGCGTGGCGTGCGCGTGGATGATGGAGCCCGCGCCCACCGCGCACCCCTCCCCCAGCACCGCGTGCGCGCCGATGCGCACCCCGTCGCCCAGGCGCACGCCGGCGCCGAGCACCGCGTACGCCTCGATCCTCACCTCCGCGCCGATCTCCGCCCCCTCGCCGATGATTGCGGTGGGATGGATGCCCGGCGGCTCGGGCGCGGTGGGATACAGCAGCGGAAGGATGCGGGCCAGGGCGACGTACGGATCGTCC
This genomic stretch from Longimicrobium sp. harbors:
- the lpxD gene encoding UDP-3-O-(3-hydroxymyristoyl)glucosamine N-acyltransferase, with product MAELSIAEIAQHVGGELAGDPDRVIRGAAPLDGAGPGDLSFLSGGRYLPQLASTGAGAVLVPRALNVDAPENVTLVRVDDPYVALARILPLLYPTAPEPPGIHPTAIIGEGAEIGAEVRIEAYAVLGAGVRLGDGVRIGAHAVLGEGCAVGAGSIIHAHATLFAGTRVGERCTIHSGARLGSDGFRFVFFDGGHQKVPHAGACVIGDDVEVGANTTIDRGSIGDTTIGSGTKIDNLVQIGHNVQIGRHVLLVAQVGISGSTVVGDGAVLGGQVGTNPHVTIGAGARVGGRSGVTA